A genomic segment from Gracilinanus agilis isolate LMUSP501 chromosome 1, AgileGrace, whole genome shotgun sequence encodes:
- the LOC123256762 gene encoding olfactory receptor 1361-like, whose product MKRENHSRVSEFILLGLSDQPEEDRLLFLIFLLMYLITGLGNLLIILAIKTDPGLHTPMYFFLSNLSLVDICFTSTTIPKMLVNYITGNKEILYISCLAQVFFFSWFAGLDSILLASMAYDRYMAICAPLHYSMIMTPRVCVLLVAACWLWACANALTHTVLLTQLSFCGHTEIPHFFCDLGVVIRLACSDTFINDLVIYTMGGLTAIIPFIGILISYFHIFVAVLKIPSAYGKWKAFSTCGSHLNVVCLFYGTIIGVYFNPTSTHTAQQDIASAVMYTAVTPMLNPFIYSLRNHEMKRALRMLLTKKPGFSF is encoded by the coding sequence ATGAAGAGAGAAAATCACTCAAGAGTCTCTGAGTTCATCCTCCTAGGCCTTTCAGACCAGCCAGAGGAAGACAGGCTTCTGTTCCTGATATTCCTGCTTATGTACCTGATCACAGGGCTGGGGAACCTACTTATCATTCTGGCCATTAAGACCGACCCAGGCCTCCACACCCCTATGTACTTCTTCCTTAGCAACTTGTCTCTGGTCGACATCTGCTTCACCTCTACCACCATCCCCAAGATGCTGGTTAATTATATAACTGGAAACAAAGAAATTCTTTACATTAGCTGCCTGGCACAAGTGTTCTTTTTCAGTTGGTTTGCAGGATTAGATAGCATCCTCCTTGCCTCCATGGCCTATGACCGCTATATGGCAATCTGTGCCCCACTACATTATAGCATGATCATGACCCCCAGGGTCTGTGTCCTTCTGGTAGCAGCTTGCTGGCTTTGGGCTTGTGCTAATGCCCTGACACATACTGTCCTGCTAACTCAACTCTCATTCTGTGGCCACACTGAAATTCCCCATTTCTTCTGTGACCTTGGTGTGGTGATACGGCTAGCCTGCTCAGATACCTTCATCAATGACTTGGTGATCTATACAATGGGAGGATTGACAGCCATAATCCCATTTATTGGCATTCTGATCTCCTACTTTCACATTTTTGTAGCTGTCCTAAAGATACCATCAGCTTACGGGAAATGGAAAGCCTTCTCCACCTGTGGCTCTCACCTCAATGTGGTCTGTCTCTTCTATGGGACAATCATTGGAGTGTACTTCAATCCCACATCCACCCACACAGCACAACAGGACATAGCATCAGCTGTGATGTACACAGCAGTCACCCCCATGCTGAACCCTTTCATCTATAGCCTGCGGAACCATGAAATGAAAAGAGCCCTGAGGATGCTTCTCACCAAGAAACCaggtttctctttttga
- the LOC123256763 gene encoding olfactory receptor 1361-like — translation MEQKNQSEVSEFILLGLSGQPEQERLLFFFFMLMYLITVLGNLLIILAIRIDSRLHTPMYFFLSNLSLVDICFTSTTIPKMLVNHISGNKVIPYGRCLTQTFFFSWLIGTDSVLLASMAYDRYVAICAPLHYTMIITPQVCALLVAVSWIWTCINSLIHTTSLNRLLFCGHNEIHHFFCDLSALIKLACSDTFINDLLIFTVGGLTAVVPFIGILISYVHIFVAVLRIPSASGKRKAFSTCGSHLTVVCLFYGTIIGVYFSPTSTHTAQKDTAVAVMYTVVTPMLNPFIYSLRNKDMKGALRMLLTRKPGLSLWL, via the coding sequence ATGGAACAGAAAAATCAGTCAGAAGTCTCTGAGTTCATCCTTCTGGGCCTTTCAGGCCAACCAGAGCAGGAGAGGCTTCTGTTCTTCTTCTTTATGCTTATGTATCTGATCACAGTGCTGGGGAACCTGCTTATCATTCTAGCCATTAGAATCGACTCTCGCCTTCATACTCCCATGTACTTCTTCCTCAGCAACTTGTCCCTGGTTGATATCTGCTTCACATCCACCACCATCCCCAAGATGTTAGTTAATCACATTTCTGGGAACAAAGTAATTCCTTACGGCAGGTGCCTAACACAAACATTCTTCTTCAGTTGGCTTATAGGGACTGACAGTGTCCTCCTTGCCTCCATGGCCTATGACCGATACGTGGCTATCTGTGCCCCACTACACTATACCATGATCATAACTCCACAGGTCTGTGCCCTTCTAGTAGCTGTGTCCTGGATTTGGACCTGTATTAATTCCCTTATACACACTACATCCCTGAACCGCCTTTTGTTCTGTGGCCACAATGAAATCCATCACTTCTTCTGTGATCTCAGTGCCCTGATAAAACTGGCTTGTTCAGACACCTTCATCAATGACTTACTGATCTTCACAGTGGGTGGACTGACAGCTGTTGTGCCCTTCATTGGCATCCTGATATCCTACGTTCACATTTTTGTGGCCGTGCTGAGGATCCCATCTGCTAGCGGAAAGCGGAAAGCCTTCTCCACCTGTGGCTCCCACCTCACTGTAGTCTGTCTTTTCTATGGAACAATAATTGGAGTGTACTTCAGTCCCACATCCACCCACACAGCCCAAAAGGACACAGCAGTAGCTGTGATGTACACGGTGGTCACTCCAATGCTGAACCCTTTCATCTACAGCTTAAGGAATAAGGATATGAAAGGAGCCCTGAGGATGCTCCTCACCAGGAAGCCAGGACTCTCTTTGTGGCTATGA